tccctggggagaggaaatagaatagattttgcaggTGGACATGGGCATAGGTAGCGGTTGGAGTGGGATGGATCAAGTTGAAGGGGAGTGATAGAGTGAGAACATGTGAGGAGAGAAAGCTGGAATTGGGGAGCATTTTGGAGAGGTTCagtagaaacttctggaaatatATATGGTGACCCTACTGAGAACTTCTAGGTAGTGGAGGACATGAAGTCTTTTGTAGTCAGGGTTCCAATGGTGAACTGTGTTGCATTCAGTGAGCTGTTGGCCAAGGAGATCACTAAACAACACAAGTTGATTCTAGGACAGAAGGTCACTTTCTTAAAACTGACAGTGGACCCCATTGCCAAGGACAACATTCATTAAACATAGGTAAAGTTGGTGCCCACATGGAGAGTTCTCCcctatattttattctctttggtaCAGGAAGTTACACTGCAgactacagaaaaagaaactgaaagccaggcagtgatggcacacgcctttaatcccagcactcaggaggcacgtgggtctctgtgagttcgaggccagcctggtctacagagtaagttccaggacagtcagacctacacagagaagtcctgtctcaaaaaacaaaatataaataaaggaagaggaaggaaagaaggaaagggaaggaaggaaggaaggaaggaaggaaggaaggaaggaaggaaggaaggaaggaagaaaaacctgGACACCAACTCATTCACAAAATCCtcaacctacaatctgtcctgcttgcaaaatgtgctggggcaatggtgactAATGGTGGGAGTGGCCAATCAATGTCTGGTTTAACTTGAGGCCCATACCATAAGAGGGAACCTGTGCCCCAAACTTCCTGGATGCCCAGGAACTGGAGACTGGATAATCTAGGAACCTAGGATAGAACCTAatacaactggaaaaaaaaaacaataaaatgattcctaatgatattctgctatactcatagattgttgTCAGTCCAGTTGTCATTGAaaaggcttcctccagcagcagatggaagtggttacagagaaccacagccacacatgcagagagaaagTCTAAGTTAGAGGTCTCCATTGGGCCCCTTCCCTTGGAGCTCGGGGGAACCCccacagaagagggagaaaagattgtaagagtcagaggggatagAAGGTATCAGAAAAACATGCCTCattgaatcaactaagcagaacTCACGGAGACTGAAGCAGTAAGCACAAAGCCTGTATGGGTatacaccaggtcctctgtgtatgttatggctgttagcttggtgttttgtgggactcTTGACAGTGGGGATCaatgtgtctctgactcttttgcctgttggGGACTCTTTTCCTCCAGTTGGGTTCCCATCATGTGGTTGGTTGTTATCTCTTGGAGGCCtgtttttttctgaagggaaagagaggaggaatgaATCTAGGGGAGAGGGGTGGTgtggagaaactgggaggagtagagggagggggaaactaATTAGGATGTATTGGATGAgagaaaactttatttacaagtagagaaaaaagaaaaatgctaagaAGAAATTCTGGGCCAAAAGTTGATTTAAGTGGAGAAAGAATCACAAAACATGAATTAGCTATCTTTCAAATGCTATAGAGAAAAATCTTTACCCTTAAGAATCTGAGCTAAGAGCACACGGCCCGCCTTGTCCGCTGCTGCCGCCTCCTTCTTCTGCCGCTCCTGGTGCTGCCTTTGTGCTCCTTCAGTGAGGACCTGGTGCCTCTTTTGTGAAGCGGCAACTGAGGAGACTCTGGCATGCGCCATAGCCAACGAGAAACCCAAGAAAGGAGTCAAGACCGAGAACAACGACCATATTAATTTGAAGGTGGCGGGGCAGGATGGCTCTGTGGTGCAGTTTAAAATTAAGAGGCATACACCACTTAGTAAACTAATGAAAGCCTATTGTGAAAGACAGAGTTTGTCAATGAGGCAGATCAGATTCCGGTTTGATGGGCAGCCAATCAATGAAACAGACACACCTGCACAGTTGGAAATGGAGGGCGAAGATAGGATTGATGTGTTCCAGCAGCAGACAGAAGGTGTCTACTAAAAAGGGAACCTGCTACTTCAGAATTTTGTTATAGACCAAGAATACATTCGCAATTAGAAAGCCGCAATTTGGTTCCACCACTTCCTGACTACTACAGTATagttttctctattctttcatttccctgtccccatttctttattgtacatAAAGTAACTGGTGTATGTGCACAAGCATAttgcacttttttctttttctttttttcttttttaaactaaatGGCCAATGTTTTGATTGACAGCAAATAGAGGTGGTCTGGAGGAAAAGTACTGGTTCTATGAAAATATCCCCCTGCTCCATTAGTGGAATGCTCATTCAGCTCTTATCTTTATATTCCAGTAAGTTATTTTGCTCTCAATGTTTTAACAAAAGAACCCAATCACAAAATCCTTGCATACCTGTTCGATTggagaattttaatgtttttcatttatcaTTGTAAAACCAAGGacaattttataacttttttgtAAAAGTAGCTGTTACATGTAGggctgtcaggagccgtgtccccccaaaatttacaggaagcaccgccgtgaggagtttttgcagagggcttcacttctcaattgtattgagaatagtcttattgaccaagcctatctcacacccaaattaactgttaattgagagctatctgttagcagaacctgcctcacattccaaactatctagacaactaggtgtgtcaccttgtgacttcccgaccaaggaatcgtgacccgacccatcgtaacctctcagactacGTGACggacgtggaccacgtggcaagatcccgtgccccagcccccaagctccccattcaggggctatataagctgtaaccatgactctaataaaagGAGGCTtcaacaaatctgcctagcctccttcctgcttatcagcctatgtctttcaggtggtgcctctccgtgaccctggaataactgaccagccaggcgggttacaaaccctagacagagtaacccgtcgaggcggctacataGGGCAATCTGTCTTTAAGTAGGGATAAATTACTCTTGAACAAAATGATCCTAGATAGTTTTCCCTTCAAGTCAAGCGTCTtgtcatttaaataaatattttgtaaaacaaaaaaactgagcTAAGTTAACAGTATATGTTAAGGTGTGTTGTTAGTATGTCAAGCTCTCAAAGAAATGATTATGCAttaaattatgatttataacaacgacaacaacaataacaaagaaacacaGCATTCTCAATGGTATCTATTTAAGGGCAAATAATGTGGTAACTTAACTGTACTGTTTGCCCAAAGAGAAGCAcgttaaaatgaaaatgaaatcaacAATGCCTCTTGAAGTTATGTTCAGAAACATGCCTCTACCTGGTTTCAATGTATTCTAAGTGTATGCCAACATAAAAATGTACTTTTGGACTGCTATTTTGAATAGAAGTTTCTAGTAATAAAACTAAGCTAACTTTGAAAAAACTCTTcaataacatttataaacatagGTATTAAATATGACTTCCAAACCAAAACACAAGGGATTTCTTTAATTTCATATATGCTTCATTGTATATGACAtgcaaataacataaaattgaaTCTCAgtatttctttctatatatctttttggaagaaaaagaacaaaatacaatAGAACCCCTAAAGAAAAGTCACTTGGTAAGTTTGCTAAATTAAGACCTCAAAACTTAATACTACTGAGTAGCCAAACGGCTAAGTCACAATTGTTCACACGACAAAATCTACCTTGTGACATCCTAGTCTTGGTTTTGTCATTTACTTGTTGAAGCAAGTTACTAGGCCTCATTTAATCAACACTACTTACAAAGTCAATCTCTGCTCTCATGTTCTATATGTGGGAGGTAATACATTTGAAATTAAATCAAGCAGTCATTACAGAAGCTTAAAAG
The sequence above is a segment of the Chionomys nivalis chromosome X, mChiNiv1.1, whole genome shotgun sequence genome. Coding sequences within it:
- the LOC130868335 gene encoding small ubiquitin-related modifier 2-like produces the protein MGIVRTWCLFCEAATEETLACAIANEKPKKGVKTENNDHINLKVAGQDGSVVQFKIKRHTPLSKLMKAYCERQSLSMRQIRFRFDGQPINETDTPAQLEMEGEDRIDVFQQQTEGVY